The sequence AAGGAGAATatcaattttgaaatgtttacaTTTCCTGGTCAACTCCAGAGTAACCATCATATTGCGTTGAATTACGACGGTAAATGTCCTTGCAGCTATCTGGcagttcaaaaaatgtttgcgaTGCTCTCAATACAGCATCTACCTAAAGAAGATTAAGGAATAACAGTTCCACACCTAGGACACAATCAAAGTCCCTATTGGTACAGATATTAGTCATTACATCGTTACATCACTACATCTGCGACTACGTCTACCGGCTCAGTTTGGGttagattttttattgaatgttattagtTGGCAGTAATTCCAGTTAGTGATGGGAATAAAACATCTAGACTTACAGAGGGATTGTCGATTCCGTGATTTTTTAAGTAAACGAATCCAATATTAACAAAAGCTTCATCCAGCTCTTTCGATACACGGTCAATCGTTGATTGCTTAGGTTCCTCGGCAATACCAAGTCCTGATACATGTAAAAGTAAGTTAAATTACATCTTACACAACATCCAACAGAATTAGTTAAATTGCAAAGCACTAGCATTTTACCCATGTCGGCCAGGTCGATTATTGGAATACTTCGCTTCATTCTGTACAGCAGTGTAGCAATCACTGGTCGTCGAAGTCTTCTGAACTATTTTAAAACCCAGCTCTCTTTCAAGGCAGGAAACTACTGGCGTCTGGAAGATTATATTCCTCTGAAAATAACTACAAACTTAAAGGACAGAAAAAACCAAGAAATCGTCGGCCTAGGGCGATCTTTCCCAaaaagttttccctttttcgttAGATTAAAATCTCGTACAAAAATGGTCACAAGAGGGTGAAAAGCTCAAGGCTGTTTGGCTAGCTCTTCTTCTATCACTGTTTAGATATTTCACCCAGGAACCACAGGTAagcaacagagaaaaaaaaggcattgATAAATGCTGGTCACGTCGCCCTTTCTCTCCTATCACTTTATCTTAGTTAAAAAAACGTTGGACTGATACGATATCCTCTTTTTATGCTATCTTGCAATGGACTGCATTGAGAAAATGGGCGTCCTTCTCGTAAAAGAGTGGAAAAAGGCAATCCCAAGAGATGTGACCAAGCGATAGAAATTTCCGCCCCAAATTTTCCGGATGACGCCATCTGGAAGGTGGGAAATTAAACGtattaaattacagaaaagggataaaatcaTTGCTGATTAACAAAACACATTTACATATTAGCTGATTCATCAATGGAAACAAGTCGATGAAAGTACGAGATGGGTTTTCTGGCGGATTCAACGAGAATAATGGTACTCTGCAAAACCTCAAATCTACCTCAACACTGTTCATTAAGCATTAACCAATCATTAGCAATAAATGATTTCCTTAAAAGCTAATTTGCTACATTAATTACAATGACATGATCTTGTTTTCTGGTGTATTAAGACAATTTTTACAATAAACTAACACCTTGGTGATTTTCAAGCTAAAATCACCTGATTAGTGGTGGTCATCAGTGTGTTCATAACCGCCTGGCAGAGCATTGACATGGGGGTTGTGGAACAACGATTTCTGTCCTTCTCCCCAAGGAAATCTCTGTAAAGAAATATAACTCAATTAGAATTGTAATAACAAACAAAGTTAAGCTAAACTTGCCTTGTTGCGGATCCTCATGTACTCATAGGCAACAAAAGGAGGAGCACTATGGGCTTCAGCATCGTCCAAACCCAAGTACACATTCAACATGCACAGAGCAACACCGGGGAGAGCTACCAAGAAAGTGAGGTTTCTCCACATCTTCCAGCCATCTAatacatgaaaaaaaacaaattagttTTCCACAAAATCTTAGTTTCCTGACAGTGTAACAGAAAATTATAACCAACAAATCcacatttttactttaatcaTAACAAAAACACAGTATATCTTTAACGCTTAGAACGAAAGTATTTGCGATAGCAAAACCATTTTAACCACAGAAAACTGGTGTACGTGACCACAACACGAAACAAATTTCTGATGTTTAACTTGGTATGTTTGTATATAAAATATCATCTGAACTAATTTACCATGATGTCCAGAAACAGCAGCTTGGCCATTAGCCACTCGGGTAGTAGCAATTCCACGAGAAATAACTTTTCCCAAAACGGTAGCCATCTTGCTCTGTGAATTCAGTACGTCTGTTGCAGAATGAAACCCTATTCCCTACCCCTCAATAGCGGCTTCTAAACAATCGAAGTCAATTCACAATCTGATGAAAACTATTTGCGCAATTTGTTAATGGTTTTTCAAATGTTACTTTAATCATCCaaaattatgaataaattcacgaatatttattcatacatgactgcaatcaaaatattaaaattttgttttctatttttctgatCTGTGTGGTACTACACGGTGGCGCGGtctttttaaacaattaaGAACTTAGGGATAGCCTATACTAATCTTGTGATACAAATAATTGTCAATAGGCTGCGTAATATGTGTAATGATGTgtatttttaaactttaaaaaagggaCCTTTTTGGGAATCAAGAATTAATTGATATAGAACATCTCAACACTTGAAATTGTAATGCTAATTCAATTGAGCCGCTGATTTACCAAACCGtctaacaataaatttttaaaaccgaGATGAATACTTGAGGTATTCTTGAATTAAATGTTTATGATGCTGGAAGCTGCACCTCTGGGGAACagttaagaaatttaaaattatttgtaagTTGCCGAAATACGAGATTTCAAGTAGGCTAATGCTTCAACAGGGCTATGTTTGTTCGATCCATCAAGAGGAGATATCATCACGCCGTTGTCAGCGTGCACGAAAAATGCGATCGATTGACGAGGAGAACGACGGCGAATCTCTTCTTCCGGTACTAGAACACGGTGAACCtatgaaaaataacaattgaTGTATTCTTCAACTGCACATGTTCTTGAAACAATTTAAAGGTGTAAGTTGTACAGTAGCGACGTAACGATCAGACGTCCAGAACTGCATGAGATCTCCCAAATTAATCAGAATTGTTCCCCGAATAGGAGTGGCAGGTATCCATTCACCTCTGGAAAGAACCTTatcaacaaatttttattagtAAAACTCACATTTTCAGAATGGACACATTATTCAATACTTCTAATCCGCCCATATCATCCTGGAGAAGAAGAGTGATGGCCCCATAATCAGAATGCGCTCCACATCTCACAACACCTGGTTGAATGTCTCTGTCCGCCAATGTCGGATAATAAAGTGAGCGGAAAATCGTCCTATTCTTGTCTGCTCCGTGAAACATGTACTGATGGCGGCTACTAAAGAAATCTTCTTCTAATCCTAAATtcagttcttattctttttttactttgaaatgggaaaatttgaattgttcgTTTTACCCAGGGCATGAGCCATGCATTTTAACAATCGTATGGTCAATTCTCTTAACTCCGGAGCCAATTCTTTGATAGTTTTGCGGAATTCAGGGGCGTGTTCATCCGGATAAACTCCATCGGGCGAAGCGATATCGTACGATTCTCGTATTTCATGAAGGCTGCTGACATCCAAACTAAAAACAAGCgcgataaatcttaataaaagaaatatagttaagtttaaaaaaaaatcaacttgaTTTACATTTCTTGATCTTTGCCCGTATATCCGTCCGATTCGTTATCGGGTTGTCCGCATCTGTATCCATCCTTAATAGTATCCGGTAGTTGGAAGAACGATCGGGATGCACGAAATACATTGTCAACctatttttccaaatttttagaCTTCAATTAAATTGGTGTAAAGTTCacattgaaattatttacCTTTTGCTGTTCGATGCCGTGATTCTTCAAGTAAACAAACCCAACTGTAGAGAAAGCTGAGTGGAGTTCTTTGGCTACACGGTCGACTGTGCTTTCCCACGGCTTTCCCAAATAATGGAGCCCTACGTCAGTCCGctaattaaagttaaatttccccaaaaaattaCTCTATTTACCATTGAATACCTAATTCATCCAGATCAACGATGGGTATTTCGTTAAACATTTTGATTCTGTACGTTGGAATATGTGTCACAGTTACACTATATTTGAGAacttaaaaatatcaaatctTTCGAAGAGACAAACTGCGCACTTATTTGGTTGAACGTTGTCAGACAACTTCAGCGACCGTCCTTCGCATACTTAAGTCCCATTCgaacttgaaaatgtttggGACAGCGTTCTTCTCTAAGATATGATCAGTATCGCCTTTTTCTTCTCAAATGAATTAGCCTAGAGCAATGTTCTTCTGCGCTTATCAAGTCATCAGTCCTTACGGGTTTGACCCTCTCCCCCATTCAGTCGTATAGAGGAGCTTTCCATGTTCGTTTTAAGAAGTTGACAGAATAATGGCCATTTCAAGTTAACCGCTTAAATgtttcattcaaattcaaattttatttcgatCCCCGAGAATCGatcaaattttattcatcAAATGCGTTAggaaagaaatattaaaaggCGGTAGAAAtgccatttgaatttgatttcagGTATCATTTATAACTGGAGGCTATGAGTCGAGACTTGACATACGTGAGGGCATCCACTGGTTCATGCTTACCGGATCCATCCAGCGGAGCAATCATCACATCGTTATCTGGATGGACAAAGAAAGCAATTGATTGACGGGGAGTTCGACGACGGATCTCTTCCTCTGGAACAACCACTCGATGAACcttgttaaaaatttgaaaatgaacgtAAATGATGACGTAATAATTGTATGGCCTAACCAATATTTACCGTAGCGACATAACGATCAGATGTCCAAAATTGCATCATATCCCCCAAGTTGATCATGATCGTCCCTGGAATAGGTTTAGCAGGGAACCATTTCTCTTGGGAAAAAATCTGccaattttaaacaaaacaaaaacttattCAATTCAGCAATTAAAAGaagcttttttaaaatgtgttaCTTCCAATCCCCCCATGTCATCTTGTAGAAGTAGAGTAATCGTTCCGTAATCAGAATGTAAACCACATCTAACTACTCCGGCCAGGGTTTCGGTGTCGGCCAATGATGGATAAAAAAGAGTACGGAAGATGGTTCGGTTTTTCTCGGCGGCTTTAAACATGAAGTTGTGTCGTTCCCCGAAAAATTCCTTATCGAGTCCTGTGCACACAATGATGAAAATGATAATATAATCAGATGAAATATTGTTTGAATTATCCACTTACCTAATGCCAGCGCCATGCATTTGAGCAAGCGGAATGTTAGTTCGCACATAGGAGGAGCTAAATCGTTAATTGCCTGCCGGAATTCCGGTGCGTGTTCGTCGGGATAGAGTCCGTCGGGTGAGGCAACATCGTACGATTCTCGAATTTCATGTCGAGCACTCGTATCCaaactatttaaaatttaaatgatgcGATAATATACTGCCttgaaaattcaatgaataactGACATTTCTCCATCCCTTCCGGTGTAACCGTCGCAGTTCTCAACGCCACATCGATAATTTTCTTTAATGGATTCCGGCAGGTGGAAGAACGATTTAGAACGTTCGAATAAGTTATCTACCtgtaaataaagaaacaaacagtTATCGCACTTTTAAAAAGAgggttttttaataaatgtgaGCCTACCAATTGCTGATTGACGCCGTGATTTTTCAGGTAAACAAATCCAACAGTAGAGAAAGCGGAGTCGAGTTCCCTGGAAACACGATCCATTGTGATTTGATCTACATCCTCTACATCGGCAGTTTGTAATCCTGTGGAGTGATAAAACAATCAGTTTCAAGTAAAAACAAGTGTCAGTCAAACAGTTACACACCCAACTTATCCAAATCGATGATAGGAATCACGACGTCCGTGTTTTGCTCCATGGTGCTGAAAATCAACTGCGGTTTTCTTGTTCGTCTTTTCTAGCTATAAAGTTAAATCAGCCAGACTCTCCTCCCAAGCCTGTGGAATCTTGCGTACAGCTGATGGTCAGTCCAGTCACGTGACTCTCTTATCAACGAGTTTCATCTGTTGCCCAAGGAtaaataatttcctttttgctCTTTTAGCACAGTTGACCTCACAGTGAGATGGATATGGTGTGTCACAAGGACGTTTTCTTCAAAaccccttggtggtgtagtatagATACAGATAGCGCACACCCAGAATAATAATTTCCAAGCCATGTTCTTTTTTCAGGAAAGACAAGGAGATAAAACCATTTACTGAATACGATTTCTCTAAGTGACATCAAAAGTTACTTTGGAACGCGTAACTAAAACACTACCTCCTCGGCAAGACCCCTGAGAAACATCACGTAGATCATTTTgtcaccaaaagaaaaaaggctatTTTATGTTTAACGATCTCTGTAGTTCTCTacatgaaaaaatttttttagtttcttaaaATAAGATACTCGgacattctttaaaaaaaaatatgtttaagacttttttgctctagaaaaataaagttttataaaaagtgaaaataagATATATTCTTTGAGTATGTTTAGCACAGCTAGAATAGAAAACCAAACCTAGTTATCCGGACAAACCTAGAAGGCGATTGATTGGCGAGTTGGTTTTTGACGTGTCTCTTCTAACAAAAAGACCctgtttaaattttaagtaTTTCTCTCAAAAGCTTGGATATTTAATTACTGTTACACTTTAACGATCCGGTCCATAATAGCATCAGATACAAAGATGTACTTGGATTGCCTAACTGATCGTCGGAATCTGTATGACTGTATCTATTTGCTTTACGAAAGTATCTAACATTGAAAACACTAAATGATTGTGATAATCTTAAAGAATAACTGATCCCCCAAAATACTTCTACTTACTTTAATCTGCCAACAATGTCTTGTCAATATGCAGGGAGCAGGGAGCTGAGTGCTTTTGTCCCGTATTAATGCGAATGATGAGTATCTTGCAAAGCCTGGCTGGATATCCGGGTTGGAATAGATTTAGATCCGAGTTAGTTTAACGTGAAACACGATGAGACAGTGACCATTAAATGACGACTGGagatattattctttttcaaatcttaCTGCATAAATAATCAGCAATTAATCTCTGACTCTGAGTCTCTGACACCTCATTTACCATATATGTAACATATTAGATATTATACACTACCTGGAGTCAGAGCCACAAATTCGAAGTATGGTAATAACGTTTTAACcggttttaacattttttgaatgattccAGTCTTAACGTAGATTGCTTTCGAGAAGTCGTAATTATCCAGACGTAACCAAAAGTCTTGTCGTGGTTTATTCCTGATTCGTTTGATGGTAGGAAAATATGTGTTGTGGGATGCTTTCCAAACATTGCCAGTAATCTAATAAACCTTTCAGAGAAGAATAAAGTTattatcaaattgaattagtgataggtttaaatatatatttttttatactttagtttggttttctcattatttgatTATCGAGATGGTGATTGATAGTTGAACAGGTCCCTTTTAACAATCACATATGGGAGACAACActataatattgttttctCTCATAGAAATACATGTCCTGCAATAGAAACTCACTTATTAACCTCAAAACTGtaagattttatttaaaaatatacaacGATTGCACTGTAACTAATTGAACCTGAAGTTGAAATTGTAACTGAAGAATTGGTGATAACTGATAACTACCATATTTCTCAATGTAATAATAacttaacaaaaagtttaaaataatgtatttCAACACATGCAAGCACATATTTTGTGGCGAACAGACAATGGATAGTAAACACATTAGGATATGTCTGACTGAAACATCTTCTCAGCCTCAAGATATGGTTTTCAGCATTATTTAACTCAATATTAAAACATCAATTATAccgtctatttaaaaaaacttaccttttaagacaataaaaaaaacttaactttGAGCCTAAGTGAAGTGAAACTTATTAACTTTCTGGAAGACATCATTGTTCGACTATTATTCACCACAGAGGCACAGACAGTCACACCAGACACGtgaaaaaaacaccaaaaacgtaaacaaacaaaaacctcAGCCGACGAAAGTAGCCTCTAGCCCTCTACCGACAATGATTGAAACTTCTGTGATGATCATAGCCTACGTAAGTAACGGCCACTCAACGTACGTTCGCCCTGCAAAAGTTGGGGAAGtttccacccacccacccaacctAGCCAGAAGGCATGCTGTCCTTCTGACACAGCATTGCCAGTTTTTAAAGGGGATAGCCAAGGAAAGATTCGAATTCAAAGGTTAGCaatttttacagttttttttcattttttaaacaaaatctgaattttttttttctaagtccttgccaaagaaaagtccttggttaaaatgaaaaaaaaactcgcattttttacagaatctaggcattccatcatttcatttttaaaatataggaaaaacaaggaaaaatgattaaaaatggatAAAGACCTGCACAGGTTTGAACCTAATACCTCTCTAATGGGAATCCACCACTATACCCATTAGGCTACTAATTGCTTACTCAGCCTGTAAAAATTGCTAACGTATGAATTCGAATCTTTCCTTGGCTATCCCCTTTCAAAACTGGCAATGCTGTGTCAGAAGGACAGCATGCCTTCTGGCTaggttgggtgggtgggtggaaaCTTCCCCAACTTTTGCAGGGCGAACGTACGTTGAGTGGCCGTTACTTACGTGGGCTATGGTGATGATACACCTTGTATTTCTTTcactcatttcattatttttgagCTTTATCCTTTATGGCCTGTCTACTATCAGGTTTTAGATAATCAAAAACTACAATTAATTCAATCGCGGCCTTTTACATAATGGAAGATTTTCCGTTACTTCGGCTAGCAGCTCCACGGATTTCTGCAACTCTTCAATATTATGAGTATTATCAGGGCAGCTAGTAAATTTTGCTACTCCGTGATTCGCCACCACTTCGTTCCAGTTTTCTTGGATGTATTGTATACATTTCTTTCTCAGATCTGCAATTGAGTATTTGTCTGCAGTTTTCAAGCACATAAATGCATTGGTAGGCTTCAGCTGCAGAAGAAATCCTTTTTGGAGTACgttctaaataaataaatattctatattaataaataataaattttacatacattctaaaaaattaataaaattgagtaaaattgaaaacttttaaaatcgTGTTATATCTCATGCCTACCTGTAACGCGTGAAGTTTAAATTTGTGAGTTATTTTAAGCCAATCTTCTGCATGCTTGTCTAACTGCAGATCGGGAAGGACTTTACATAAGATGTAGCGCAGTACACCTGCAAATGCATCTGCATTGATATCCTCTATGTGGATGGTATTCCTTCCATCAGGTGACtccgaaaaaatcaattgttCGAAGACATCGCTTGCTTCGCAAAGTATCAACTTGCTTGTATTGAAAATTTGGCCACCAGTTGAGATTTTTAAATCGTTGAATTTAGGATTATTAAATAACTTTTCAAAAGAATTCGGTTTCAAAGGGAAGGGGTTTTTTGGAGAAGGTAGAGTTtccatattctgaaaatggTAAGCCCAATTCAGCTCACATCCAATAGTTAATACATTATCCGGGATGTATAAAAATGGATGGCTCAAAAGTTTTTCCTTCATAATGAAAAGAACGCCCATCCCATTTCCGTGTTTCGATGTTGAATCAAGAGTCTTGAGCTCCGGTCCGGAACTGTACGAGATACTgtagtaaagaaaaaacataacCGTTAATCTGGCTGACCACGAGACAACATACCGAATACATCCATTAAATATTATCACTACAATTGGCTTTAGAAGCATACACTCTTTTTTACCGAATATTAATAAAAGAGAATCGTACGTTGTCTAAAAATTTCGACTGATATCAGATACTGAACCACCAACTTACTTGTCGTCGTAAACGTAAAGGAAAAATCTTGCAgttgttttaatgtttttctcttctaaaGTTACGGGGTCACGGCCAATATACGACAACAGAAACACTTCAATGTTGCTATTTGGATCTTCTTTTATACGCAATTTTATGGCCCAGAAAAAGCCACTAAACAAACTGGCCCTGGGGAAAAACGATTATTCTCACGTTGACAGGAAATCTGTGGAAAAATGACGACATGAATCCATTTCCTGAAACTACTGCCGCTCCTGATGCTAATTCTGCTACTGCACTTTCCGCCATTTAGCTCATGGCTACCCTGCCAGCAATTTTACGTTGCCAGGACGAACTGCGTGTGTTCTTTCCGGACGATGGGATATCCCATCGGTCCGTCCTGAGTCCATACGCGCCTACGCGGGACATCCAAATGTCGCGCCCAAGGATGTCCCACCGTGGACAATCAATGGACGTCACTAAAGGACATAGcagggaaagaaaattttggggaatgaagaaaagaaattcgcgCTTGTGAGTTGGGTCACCCTTCCAACTACTTCTTTCACCGATGCTGCtgcacttttatttctttgtcacATCTTCATCTAATGTGGTATATTTCCTTATCATATTTACACAATGAATAGAATAATAACCTAGTTCTTATATTTGTACTTAGTAATAAAGTTTTAGATTGAATTATTGCAACAATATTTTAAGGAGAGAATATTAAATATGGAATAAAGCgaagattttatttcaatataatatttacaaaaattaatgtattttttataattacaaAGAAATCATAACGTAGATTTACAGataattaagttaaaataatGTATCATTACACCGCTCATCTCCAATATGATATTTATAGACTTTATCATGTATGGATTATATACGGTGGGAAATGGGAAGGTAGATGGATGTCAACAGAACATTCAATATTTACTGTCCTAAACACGTCCAACTTTTCCGTCCTTAGGACGTAAAAATTGGACGTCTATTTGacgaccaaaaaaataatccttTGGATTTCCCTAGTAGTTCCCAAAGGGACGAGACGTCCCTTGGATGAAGGGACTAACAtaggatatcctatggatatcTTGTGCTAGCAGGGTAACTGATAATGATGCGACAGTCTAGCTATGAGATATTACGCGAGACTGGCATGTCTACTACTTTTTGGTTAGAATAACATCTATAGCAGAAGAAAACCTCGAAAATACTCACACCTTAGATTTTACTGGCTTTTATCAAAAAGTTTTTCGCAAACGGCATTATATAAAtgattaagaagaaaattattttctcccAACAATTTTAATGTTGGTGGACGTGGAcgacaactttttttaattttcttagcAATAGGCACAGAAACTTCCAAACCAAACACGCAAAAAGCAGAAAAATTCGTAGCCTAAACACAATTCACGAAAAACAAGTTACAAGATCACCAACTTACTTGCCGTCGGTAGCTGTCGTCACTACGTACATTGTAAAGTTGACAGCTATTTtcagatttcttttctgaaaAGTTCTGGAATAATCACAATACGACTGCAGGAGCAAACCGACGTCGCTCTTTGGATCCTCTTTCAAATACAATCTAAAAGACCAGAATATCCCGTTTAAATAGAAATCGGGTGAACTGAGAGATAATTCGGGCTTCAGAAAAGGCATTTCCAAGTTAAGATTGGTGAATTTATGCGAAAAAGACGCTGttgtgaatttattatttgactGGCCTGCTCCTACTACCACTGACCCCTTCTCTTCTTTCATGACTTGATTCATGATCGAGCTGAGTATTACTAATGAAATATTAGGCGAAACTAACCTTTTTCACTCCAAGTTCCAACGAATGCGTATTTTGAAATACAGCAAAAGAAAACGTCCGTAAACGTTGACGAACTTAGACCCCAGGCGAACAACAATTATACTATATCATTTTGAGACGTAGCACTTTCTCTTACATCATTTACGAACttgttttaaatcttttaaattaaagtaAGCAAGCCAATTTCCCCCATTTAAGCAACATTTCACGACAGTGcaaaattttggtttaatattggcaaaatactaaaacttactttaaaataattctCCCTCTTTTTCTCAAACAAATTAGTCTGGAGTCAATATTTTTTGGCGCTTGTCAAATTATGGGTTTTGACACACTTTCACCCATTGATTCGTACAGAGGAGCTTTCCACATCTATTTCAAGAAGTTCTCCGGGAAAATCAAGAACAATTTACGTGAATAGCATTTTAGACATAACGATGTCTACAAGCGCGGGTGGAGAATCGACAATCAAACgtcgaaaatgtcaacaatatgTGCTCAAATTTGATCATTATCTCCCCCG is a genomic window of Daphnia pulicaria isolate SC F1-1A chromosome 2, SC_F0-13Bv2, whole genome shotgun sequence containing:
- the LOC124326654 gene encoding cytochrome c oxidase subunit 6A1, mitochondrial-like yields the protein MATVLGKVISRGIATTRVANGQAAVSGHHDGWKMWRNLTFLVALPGVALCMLNVYLGLDDAEAHSAPPFVAYEYMRIRNKRFPWGEGQKSLFHNPHVNALPGGYEHTDDHH
- the LOC124326375 gene encoding UPF0676 protein C1494.01-like isoform X2 — protein: MFNEIPIVDLDELGLHYLGKPWESTVDRVAKELHSAFSTVGFVYLKNHGIEQQKVDNVFRASRSFFQLPDTIKDGYRCGQPDNESDGYTGKDQEILDVSSLHEIRESYDIASPDGVYPDEHAPEFRKTIKELAPELRELTIRLLKCMAHALEEDFFSSRHQYMFHGADKNRTIFRSLYYPTLADRDIQPGVVRCGAHSDYGAITLLLQDDMGGLEVLSRGEWIPATPIRGTILINLGDLMQFWTSDRYVATVHRVLVPEEEIRRRSPRQSIAFFVHADNGVMISPLDGSNKHSPVEALAYLKSRISATYK
- the LOC124326375 gene encoding UPF0676 protein C1494.01-like isoform X1 is translated as MFNEIPIVDLDELGLHYLGKPWESTVDRVAKELHSAFSTVGFVYLKNHGIEQQKVDNVFRASRSFFQLPDTIKDGYRCGQPDNESDGYTGKDQEILDVSSLHEIRESYDIASPDGVYPDEHAPEFRKTIKELAPELRELTIRLLKCMAHALGLEEDFFSSRHQYMFHGADKNRTIFRSLYYPTLADRDIQPGVVRCGAHSDYGAITLLLQDDMGGLEVLSRGEWIPATPIRGTILINLGDLMQFWTSDRYVATVHRVLVPEEEIRRRSPRQSIAFFVHADNGVMISPLDGSNKHSPVEALAYLKSRISATYK
- the LOC124326372 gene encoding UPF0676 protein C1494.01-like, producing MEQNTDVVIPIIDLDKLGLQTADVEDVDQITMDRVSRELDSAFSTVGFVYLKNHGVNQQLVDNLFERSKSFFHLPESIKENYRCGVENCDGYTGRDGEILDTSARHEIRESYDVASPDGLYPDEHAPEFRQAINDLAPPMCELTFRLLKCMALALGLDKEFFGERHNFMFKAAEKNRTIFRTLFYPSLADTETLAGVVRCGLHSDYGTITLLLQDDMGGLEIFSQEKWFPAKPIPGTIMINLGDMMQFWTSDRYVATVHRVVVPEEEIRRRTPRQSIAFFVHPDNDVMIAPLDGSGKHEPVDALTYVKSRLIASSYK
- the LOC124326282 gene encoding uncharacterized protein LOC124326282; amino-acid sequence: MNQVMKEEKGSVVVGAGQSNNKFTTASFSHKFTNLNLEMPFLKPELSLSSPDFYLNGIFWSFRLYLKEDPKSDVGLLLQSYCDYSRTFQKRNLKIAVNFTMYVVTTATDGNISYSSGPELKTLDSTSKHGNGMGVLFIMKEKLLSHPFLYIPDNVLTIGCELNWAYHFQNMETLPSPKNPFPLKPNSFEKLFNNPKFNDLKISTGGQIFNTSKLILCEASDVFEQLIFSESPDGRNTIHIEDINADAFAGVLRYILCKVLPDLQLDKHAEDWLKITHKFKLHALQNVLQKGFLLQLKPTNAFMCLKTADKYSIADLRKKCIQYIQENWNEVVANHGVAKFTSCPDNTHNIEELQKSVELLAEVTENLPLCKRPRLN